A genomic window from Sorex araneus isolate mSorAra2 chromosome 2, mSorAra2.pri, whole genome shotgun sequence includes:
- the LOC101546166 gene encoding olfactory receptor 6C4-like translates to MRNQTFLKEFILLGLTDNPQIQPVIFVFLLFTYICSILGNLLIVILTLLDSHLQTPMYFFLRNFSFLEISFTSTFTPRLLFSMSTGNKSISFAGCLTQYFFAIFFGATEFYLLAAMSYDRYVAICKPLHYTTIMSSRVCIQLVLCSWLSGFLIILSPIILTSQLNFCASNILNHYYCDYGPLFEISCSDTRLLEIVDFFLAIVTLDFTLLLVIISYTKIIWTILKIPSAQQRKKAFSTCSSHMVVISLSYGSCIFMYVKPSAKEGVAFNKGVAVLNTSIAPLLNPFIYTLRNKQVKQALKDVTRKVINSQ, encoded by the coding sequence ATGAGAAATCAAACCTTCCTGAAAGAATTCATTCTTCTGGGACTAACAGACAACCCACAGATCCAACCTGTAATCTTTGTGTTTCTCTTATTCACCTACATATGCAGCATCCTTGGCAACCTCCTCATCGTCATTCTCACACTACTGGACTCCCACCTCCAGACCCCTATGTATTTCTTCCTCCGGAACTTCTCCTTCTTGGAAATCTCCTTCACGTCCACTTTCACTCCTAGACTGCTGTTCAGCATGTCAACTGGGAACAAGAGCATCAGCTTTGCTGGCTGCCTGACTCAGTATTTCTTTGCCATATTCTTTGGGGCCACAGAATTTTACCTTCTGGCTGCCATGTCCTacgaccgctatgtggccatctgcaaacccctgCACTACACAACCATCATGAGCAGCAGAGTCTGCATCCAGCTGGTTCTCTGCTCTTGGCTAAGTGGGTTTCTGATCATCCTGTCCCCAATCATCCTCACCAGTCAGCTGAATTTTTGTGCCTCCAACATACTGAACCATTATTATTGTGACTATGGGCCCCTCTTTGAAATCTCTTGTTCCGACACAAGACTCCTAGAGATCGTTGACTTTTTCTTGGCAATCGTGACCTTGGATTTCACCTTACTGCTAGTGATTATCTCCTACACAAAAATCATCTGGACCATTCTAAAGATTCCTTCTGCTCAGCAAAGGAAAAAGGCATTTTCCACCTGTTCTTCCCACATGGTTGTCATCTCCCTCTCCTATGGGAGTTGCATCTTCATGTATGTAAAACCTTCAGCCAAAGAAGGAGTCGCCTTCAACAAGGGCGTAGCTGTGCTCAACACCTCCATTGCCCCTTTGTTAAACCCATTCATTTATACTCTGAGGAATAAACAAGTAAAGCAAGCATTGAAGGATGTGACCAGAAAGGTTATTAATAGTCAATGA